AAGTCGACGCGACGACATCCGCTAAACTGAGCCACGTCATCGTTTCGGAACGTCCCGCCCAGGACGGACATCACGCCGTTCTTTATCCCCCGAACGAGGACGTTTTCCGCGAACTTCTTGGCGCGGACTTATAAGCCCAAACGTTTTTTCATCGCGGCATCGGGACGCAAGCTTCCGGAACGGAAATCCAAAATCCGACGTCGCTCCGGGTTCGTAAAATAACTCAGATGCACTAAGGTCCCAAAAGTATCGGTCAGCTCCGTACCGGTGATCACGAAGCCCTTTTTCATCTTCGGAATCAGAATCGCATTGTTCGTCATGTTGTGACGACTCCAGATCTTTTGAAATCCCTTATCCACAAGCTTGGACAAAGCCACATCCAGAAGACGTGAATACAGACCCCGACCGCGATGCTCTTTCAGAACGGCGGAGTTCACCATATAGAAACTGTCGCGGTTGTCTTGATATCCCCAACTCCATCCCGCAAGCTCCCCGTCTTTCAAGAGCAACAGGTATTGGGCATAAAAGCGGCGATAGTCTTGATTCAATTCACGCAACCGGGATTTTTCGGCATCACTCAATAGATCCTGTGGGCGTACGATGATTTCATTCTCGTCGAAAACGGCCTCCATGGTCTTTTCCACTCGCGGCCAAAAATCGGTTTCCGAAACCCAGACGATGGTAAAACCTTCGGGAAGGTTTTCGTTGAACGCGTCCGCGACCGGCGGATTCAACAGCTTCACGAAGTAAAGCGTGTCGCGGGTCCGCCCCCGATCCACGCAATCATCCAACTGCCGAGCTTCGAATGAATATTGATTGCGACGCGCGACCGCCGCGGATTTTTCGTTACGCCCGTCACAAGTCAAAACCACACGGTGGAAGCCCAACTCTCGCGCCAATTCTTCGCCGCGCCGGAGCGCCTCGCTGACGAAGCCTTTCCCCGCGAATCTCGCGCCCATCCAGAAGCCCACATGACAGCTGCGATTCGCCCAGTCGATCGTGTGTAAACCGAACGAACCGATCATCTCGCCGGATTTCTTCTCGTAAACCGAGAAGTCGAAGTTGCGCCCCGTCTCCCACCAGTTGGTCGCGAGGGCCAGATAGTCCTTCGAATCGTCCACGGACTTCGTTTGTTCTTCCCACGGCATCCAAGGCCGCAAGTGCTCGCGGCTCGACTGAATCAAGGCGAACATCTCGCGCGCTTGGTTCACGTCGCGGGCGCGCAGGAGCAAACGTTCGGTTTCGATTTCACGGGGAGGTTTCGGAAAGATGACCATGCATCATTCAACACTAAGGGGGCGTGGGTCGTCAAATCAGCTGGGGACGCGGCCGCGAGCGAAATCCTCGACTCCGGCGAGCGAATAGCACTCTAGCATACTGCCTTCGAATTTCGAGAAACCCATGCGCATCAAGTTGAACCGGCGGATCAAGTCGACGATCCAAACGGGTATTTTACGCTCGCACTTGAGTTCCAAGATCACGTTAACGCCCGGATACCCGAAGGTGTCCGGGTGATCGTAATTTAGCATCGTGCCATCATTCGGATCGACGTTATAACGAGTTTCTTCGCGGTAACAAAGCTGACGATCGAAGGTCACGCGGGCGTAGTCGTCCAACGTTGAAAGGTAGGCGCGACGACGGTACTGGGTCAGGATCATCGGGTGCGCATTGTAAGTCCGGATCAGGTTGACGAAATAGTCCGTATGTTTGTCCGCGCGCGGGTCGAAAGATCCCAACGCCTCCGGATTCAGGAAAACGTCGCTCCAATTCTCGAGGGGGACTTTTCCCCGACGTTTTTTGGAGAAATCGGCGATCTTTTCTTTCGTCTCGAAGTAATAGGGCGCTTTCGGTTTGTCCCCATAAGAACGCACGCGCAGACTGAAGCGCCCCGTGTCGTTCGCCTTGTTGCGCATGAAGAAAAAGTTCGGAGTTTCGAAATAAAGGCTGTTGATCGTGTAGAAACCGTCGTGCGAAATCTGCGAGTAGTAGTCCATCTCGCAGAACATTTCGACGTAACGCGAGATCGGCTCGACCATCGAGAACGGAATCAGGTACTTCAATTCGTACCGCTCCAAAACTGAGGGTGAAACCGGCCCGATCGCCATTACAAGATCTTCCTTTGCGATTTCGAAAGATGGTTCGTCTCGGGCGCGCCGGCGATCACCGACATCTCATGCAGGTAAACGACGAATAACGAGCGGATACGGTACTCCAAATCCAAAAGCTGTTCACGGGCCTCGAACCAGCCTTTTTGCAGTTCGACCGCAAGCATGGGGTCTTGCCCCGCGATGCCCTGGCTCGCCCGGCGCATCTGCTCCGGGTTCATACGCTGCTGGCTCTCGGTCATGGTCTTGTGCAGATCCAAAAGGGTTTGCAGTTCGACCGAAGCGTTTTTCACTAAACGGTCCGCCTCGGAAGCCGTATCCCGGGCCTTCGCCTTTTCGCGCAGTTCTCGCGACAGCTTACTGACCTGCGACAGATCGGTGGCCTGCGTGAAGGGCAGGTTGATCGCAACCTCTAGGCCGTAAACCTTCTCGCGTTTATCCTGCTTCATCGAGATTTCGACGTGTTCCAGCCACTTTTCGTCTTTCGCCTTTTCGTACTCGATCTCGGCTCGGGTCACGGCCAGATCCAAGGTGGCCACTTGACCGCTCAACGTCTCGCCGTTCGCCGTGATGGCCGTCACGCGCCCACGAATGTCGTTCATATCCATGAGATCCGAAAGATTGAACGCCTCCGGCGTCCCCAAGGACAATTCGCGTAGCTCCGCCTGCAGATTGCGGTAATCCCTTTCGACGTCGGCCAATTTGATATCCAGCTTTTCGATGTCGTTTTTATTCTTCAGGTAAGATTTCAGCTCGGCGCGATCACGCCCGGCGGAATACGCCAGCGCCTGACTGGCTTTGCGCACCACCGCGGTCAGCTCCACCGCGTTTTTTCTTTTCTCGCGCAATAAGGCGATCCGCGAAATGAGGTCGTACTTCGAGGACAATAAGCGCGAAAGCATTTCGCCCTGGGCCGCGCGTTCATTGCGCTCCAACACGCGCTGAAGCTCCCGCGTGGTCACGTGCTCGCTGTAACCTTTTGGATACAACCGCAGTCCGAATTTGATGTCGTCCTGGGTCAGCTCTCCGCGATCGACGCGCAGATCCGCCTTCTGCAAGGGGTTCAGCGTATTGGCGTCGGTGACCAGCTTCACCGCTTCTTCGTGGGCGGTGACGCGCGGGTCTTTCCACACGGTTTTCAACACGTCTTCCGAAGTCGCCGCCCCCGCGCCCGAGGAGAGCAGCGATGCTGCGACGAAAAATTTGGACGAAGCGGTCGCTAAGAACCCGGAAAATTTCCGGATTCCCGCCGCTTTTTGCGGCTTATTTGCGGTCATTGGAGTTCACACCGCTTTCCACGAGAGGAATACGCAAGAACTTGGCGGGCTGGTCCTTCAGATCGAAAGTCACGAAGAAGCTCGAATCTTCGGGATCAAAGGCGATCCCCTCGGGTTTCAGATCTTCGAAGGACTTCAGCTGTTCGGCCGTGATTTTACCCTCGGATTCCGACAGCCGCCAGATCGCTCCGCAGCCTTCGTGGTGACAGACCGTCGTCGCGTACATACGCCCTTTGACCCGGATCAAATCGCTCATGTGGTGGGGAGCGCCCGCCACCTGGCCGAAATCCACCCACTTCACGGAAGAAAGCTGCGCGATCTCGAGGTTCTTCGTTTTGAACATCCGGTCCACATCTTGGATGACGAGCATCAAAGTCTCTTTGGCAGAGCTCAGCGGCGTCTTGAACCCGATGTACAAGAAGTTGTCCTCGACAAAGTGACTTTCGATTTCGAAGTCCGTCGCGCGCGCGCCCTTGAAGGTCGCTTTCAACTTCGCGTCCGACGAAGCGGCGATCATCTTCATCAGCATCGGCTTGAAGTTCAGCACTTCGGTTTCGGTCATTTCCAAACCCGCGCGCTTCGCCCGAACGAAAAGATTCCGCTCCGGTTTATCCTTGCCCTTTTTATTCAGCCCCTGCGACGTCATCATGTAAACGTAATCGCCGCTTTGGCTGATGGACTCCAGATCCGAGATTTCGCCGACGCCCGGGATGAAAAGCGTTTGATCTTCGATGCGACCGTCACGGTCGACCATAAACAAACTTGCCGATTTTTGTTTATCGGTGTCGTCGCTCACGACCAAAAACTTCTTCACGTCCGGAAGATAGATCACTCCCGAGGGCTCGAAATCGAAACGACGTTCCAGCTGCGCCGGCATACGCATCTCTTGCGGTTTGCCGTCAGCCTTCGCGGTCGAAGCGGGAGCCGCCGTCGCCGCGGTATTCGCCTTCGCCATTTCGGTCGCCGCGATCACGAGCGGTAGTTTGAACATTTCGAAGTCCGGCTTGATCTGGACCTTCTCGTTCATCAGCAATCCGCTGTGCTCGGGGATCTCGACGACGACTTCGCGTCCCCAGACTTGCTGGTTCGGATAAAGCGTTAGGCGCAGCGGCATCATGATGATGCGCGAGCCGACGCTGATGATACGTCCTTGGACGGGCTGGGTCGAAGACGTGACGGGCTTCACCGTGACCGTCCGACCGACCTCCAGTCGCGTATGCAAACTTTCATGGACGAAGCCTTCGACGAAAGTGGGACTCTCCGGCGACAGCGTCAACAGCGGCATGAAATTCGGAACTTTTTCGCCTTTTTTGTAATTCACCGCGCCGACGACCCCGTCGACTTCCGCGAAGACGTACAGATTCCGCTTCGCGCGCTCGAGCAAAGCCAGCTCTTCACGCAAATCCGCCGCGTCGACCATCAGCGGGTCGGCATCGCCGTCCTCGGAGGTCCCGTTGCTGACGAGGATATTCAAATGCTTGCGAACTTTCATCTCGGCTTCGATCTTTCCGAGCATCGAGCGCGTCAGACGGATCTTACCGTTGAGTTCGCTTTGATCGAGTTCGGCCAGCAGATCCCCACGACGGACCACTTGTCCCGGCATGACGTGCAAACGTTTGATCTCGACGGGGTATTCGAAGGTGACTTGAAACTCACGCGAGCCCGAAACTCCCATGAAGCTCATGGACTCCGAGCTGAGGTAAAATCCAAAAACGATCACGCCGGTGAGCGCGACCAACCAGGACATCGCGATGATGCGATTGCCGGTACCGATGATGTCTTCTTGAACGATCGTGATGAGTTTTTTGATGGCGTTCATGGCTTAGACCTCGATGATCGATTCTTGCATCATTAAATTCACACCCTTGGCGCCCGGGATCTTCTGAATCGACTGCATCACCGAGTGATTCGTGGCCTGACCTTTAAATTTCAATTGGTAGGCGTAGTCCAGCAAATCCCCTTGTCCCATTTCGCGGCACGAGATCATTGCAAAGTGTTTGCAGTTCTCGTTGAGGACTTTTTCCAGTGCGCGCGCGCTTTCCTCATCACGCTTGAGGTTGATTCTTAACAAAGCGTCGAATTGCGGTCCGTGCGCGAACGGCGTCTTCGACAGCACCAGCGTCGCCGCCACGAAACAGAACGCGCCGATCGCCGCGATCGCGTAGGCGTGAACGCCGGCCGCAAGGCCGATCGCGAGCGACGCGAAGATGAAGAACATATCGCGCGGGTCTTTAATATTCGTGCGGAAGCGCAGAATCGAGATCGCGCCGATCATGCCGATCCCGCGAGCCACGTTATCGCCGATTGCCTGCATCGCCGTCGCGGTCAGGATCGGACACAGCACCAAGCAGTGCAGGAAGTTTCGTGAGTACGAAAGTCCCTGGAAGGTTTTGATGTAGAGAACCGCAATCACGGTTCCCAGCACGAAGGAAAGAAGGAAGGCGTAGAAGACCGACAGCAGGGTCGGATTCGCCATCGAAGTGCTCAGGACATTGAAATCGAGCATCGCTAAACCTCGTCGCGCAGACGTTGGAATTGTGCTTGTAAACGCGGCGCAACATAACCGAACCCTGACAAAGAGGCGACCAATTACGCGAGATCAGGAAGTTATTGCAATGCGTTAACAGACATGAAGGAATTACACGGGGCTGTGACACTTTGCGAAATAAGCTGGGTTTATAGGCCAATCTCGGCTAATTCGCTGCCCGATATTTAAACACATCCACAAACAGCCCGGATCCCCTCCCGGCAGCAGAAGGAAACCGAATGAAACTGAAAGCGTTCAACTTGGCCCTTGTGTTACTCATCGGCGGAAGTTTCTCCGTCGCGCAAAACCAGAGTGTCACCACCATCGAAGAGTACAACAAATTGGTTCCGCACTGGGGAATCAGCTGGTCGCCCGGCAGTGGCGCGGTCAACGGATACTATCCGACCTTCTATACCGGCTTCGTCATGCGCCAGCAGTCGCCCGAAAAAATTCACGTGCGCGTGGCCCGCGGGAACAACACTCGCGTCTCGGTCATCCTCGATGAGACGACCGTTTCGGACTACCTTTACGATCTCGCCGCACGTTACGCCTTCTACAATAAAGTGACCTCGGGTTCGGGCGCGATGCTCAACATCAACCCGAAAGGCGCGAAGTTCCTGCCCCAACTTTCTTACTTCAACCAAGTTCTCGAATCCCGTGAATACGGCATTCTCGATTTCGTGAAGTCGGGCGGCCAGTCAGACGAAGCCATCTATCAAAAAGGCCTCGAAACTCTTTCGAAGCTGAATCCCGGCCGCGTGTTCCAGATCCAACTGGATCTGAAGAACGAATTCGCGAAATGGAAAGCGGACATCCAGCGCCGTTCGGGTGGCGACGCCGCGAAAATCACGAACGACGCGAAGGCCGTCGTCACCGCGATCAACACCCTGGTGTGGGGCCGCGTGAACTACAACGCGAAACCTTCGGACGACGTCATGGCGAAGCTGAAAACGGCCGTCAGCCTGGCGATCGCTAACGCCGCGGACGACCAGTTCGTTCCCGCCGCGCTGGAGTTGTTCAAAGCGACGACCGGCACCAAATATCAAATCAAGGTGATGGGCGCGGACGGCAAGTTCACTTCGCCGATCCAGTGCTCGGCCGCTTCTTGCGTCTTGAGCTATCCCGAATTCTCGGCGGTTTACCCGACCGGATCGATGGAAGCGAAGACTTCGGACGAATTCGGTAACCGCATCAACCTGTTCGCGACGCCCGGTCTGTGGCAGTTCCTGAACTACGCGGGTAAAGAAGTCGACAACATCCGCAACGAGCCGCACTACGGCTTCATCCCGAAGATGGACTACGAAGGCATCGGCAACGGTTTCCACAATCCCGCCGTTCGTTTCTGGAATCCCGCCTCGGGCCTGAAACAAGCCCTGGGCATCAACTCGGCTCACAATACTTTGTGGGCGGTGAAACGCGGTGGCGTTTCGCACGGCTGCTTGCGTCTGCCCGCCGGCCACGTCTGGGAACTTCGTCAGATCTTCCCCGTTGAAAATTCGAAGATGACCCAAGTTTCCTTCTACGGAAACAATTCGGGCGACTTCGACGTCTATGACATCGACGGTGACGGCACCGCGGAAGTTATGGGCGTTCAGTACCTGATTTCGTACGGCCTGCAAGGCTCGAACGGATTGGCCCGTCGCGAAGGTCAAGGCTTCGAAGTCAACGCGGACAAAAAACTCGAATTCTACCAAGACCTCTACGGTGCGCGTAACGTCTTCCGCACCACCGGAGACGGCAAATACATCTTCGCGAATCCGAAAGTCTCGGTTCAGTCTTACCTGGACTTCAAAAAGAAGAGCGTCGGGACCCGCATGGTCATGAACGGCGAGTACGAACTGTACGAGCAAGTTTACGAGAAAGAAAAAGTCCAATTGTATTCGGTCGGCAGCTCGATGGGCACCACTGAAAAACTGAAAGTCCGTTTGATGGGTCGCGTGCGCGGTTGCGCTCCGAAGACCGACAAACAGGCGTGCGGACAAGCGGCTTTCGAACAAGAAGCTCGCGGATTGGTGCGCTAATATGAAATCCCTCTCGAAGATCCTCACACTGGCAACCGCGCTGACTTTGGTCGGCGCGCACGCCTTCGCAAATCCCGACTTAGTTAAGACCTTCAAGAGCCTCGAAACAAAAAGCAAAGGCCCCTTCGGCCTGAACATGCTGCAGGGCTCGCGCTCAAAGATCGGCGTCCTCAACGGGTCGCCGAGCGGCAGCTTCCAGTTCCAAGCCGCTTACCGCAATGAAATCGCGCAAAAGCTGGCGGACACTCACAAGTTCTACGTCGGCAACCTGTTCACCACCAACTATTACGAGCTGATGGGCGAATACGTTTACGGCAACCGCGATTCGAGCCATGACCTGAATCACCAAGGTATGGCCAACATCGCTTCGCAAATCATGCCCAAGGCCGAGATCATCGTTCAGCACTGGGTACTCGAAAAGCACTACGTGCACGCAAATCAGAACTCGCCCCTCGCTCGCGGCTTCCGCGTTCGCGGAATCAGCGGATCGGAATTCGAAGTCGAGTACGCACGTTACTTCCTGAATTTCTTCCTGACCGGCGTGCAAACCGATCAACAGTACCTGACCGCTTCGCTCCTCGCGAAAGGCAGCCCGGTCGCCGCTTCGAATTCGCTCGAGCGCGCGCGCAATCTGATCGCCCAACAGTACGATCAGTCCGTGCTTTCGCGCGGCGAGAAAGACCCGCTCACGCGTCGTCTTTACGCGCTTCGTAACGCGATCCATAATCAACTTTCGCAGTCGGTGATCGGACAGATCGACGCTTTCGTGCGCGACTACCCCCAGTACCGCAATGATTCGACCATCACCGAAATCCGCTCGATTCTGGTGGCCTACTACGCCGTCAGCGCGAAGCGCGTGGCGGAAGCCGCTCAGAAAATCGGCGCGGCGAATATCGTGGCCGTCGCGAATCAGCTGCAAGCCGGTGGCAACATGGCGGGCTTCGTTCAGCTGAGCCAACTGGTCGCGGATCTGCGGACCCAACTGACGACTCCCGGCGCGATCGCTTGGGAAAAGAAAACCGAAACTCTGTTGGTTCTGAACGCGGCATCGCAGTACTTGAACAAAGAGCTGAACGTCTTGAAGTCGGTTTCCGGCAAAGAGGCCTTCCAGGTCGTCGTCAACTTGATCTACTCGGAAGGGTTTTTGATCAAAGACAACTGGGAGTACTTCGCCGGTGAAATCGCAAACTCGGCGGACGCTTCGGCGGCCGGCGCGCAAATGCCCGACATCATCGGTATTGCGAGCGATACGCTGACGCAGGCGTTTTCGCCCGCGTTGGATCAGTGGCTGATCGTTGAACCGAAAATGCAATACTTTATCGATAACACCATCAAGTCGTCGTCTTTGAACACGGCTTCACTCTTGACTGAAAAGATCAAAAGGTAGGACGCAATGAAACTCGTTCTGAAAAAACTCTCTCTTATCGTGTCGGTGGCGACCCTCGCGACTCTGGCAATGACCGGTACCGCTTACGCGGCCGCGAAAGTCATGAATCCCGGCGAAGCCACGGGACAACTGGTTTACTTGTCGGCGGACGACGTCTTGAAAGAGTCGCCCAAATATAAGTCCCTGAACCCCCTCTCGATCCCCGTTTTCGGTGAGATGCCGCTGGATATGTCGGTCGTCGCGGGCGCGATCACGCTGAAACAACAGAACCTGCTTTCGCACGTTCAGTTGAAGTCACGCGCACGCCACACGCCGAATTTGGACATATCGGGCCTCGAGGGCGGAATCGAAAACGCCATGTTCAAAAACTTCCCCGACGGTTCGTGGATCCGCATGGTTCTGGGCGCCGACGGTTCGATCAAAATCGAAGCTTCGAACGAAGCGGCGGCGACCGCGGCTTACAATAAGAAAAAGACCGCGAAGGTGAATCTGGAAGCGGACGTGCAGACCAGCACGATCTTCCGCACGGAAGAGTTGGGTTCGCCCGATTTCGTCCGCGTTGGTTCCAAAGCGGCGAACTACGCCGAACTCGCGAAAGTCTTGAACACGGCTTCGCGCACCGTCGTGCGTCCCGGTTTCGGTATTCCGTTCTACTACTATGAAGAGTTCGTGAACGCGAACCCCAAGATCAAAGCGGCCATCGAAGCTTTGCTGCGTGATCCGCTCATGAAACGCGTCGCTAAGGTCGAGTATCGCGAAGCGAAGCTGAAAGCGATCCGCGATATGATGACTGCGACCGACGCGGTCATGAACGAAAAACTCGTCGACGAGTTGATCTCGCGCTTCGAACAAGTTCGCTCGAACAATCAACCCCGCAAAATGAAACTGCGCAGCTCGACCAACTCGGAAGATCTGCCCAACTTCAACGGCGCGGGTCTGTACACTTCCGAGTCGTACAAACCGGTCAACAAAGAGGGTAAAGAGAAAAAAGACGCGAAAAAACGCGAAAGCCTCAAAGAAGCCCTGCAAGTCGTTTGGGCGTCGGTGTGGAACCTTCGCGCTTATGACGAACGCGAGTTCTTCTCGATCCCCCACGCGCAGGTCCGTATGGGCATGCAGGTGAACCCCTCGTTCGCGAACGAAGGCGCAGATGGCGTCGTCGTCACCAAGAACATGGCGGCAGATCCCCGTTACCCCGGCTACGGCGTTTACATCGAAGCTCAACGCGGTGACGACCACAGCGTCGCGAATCCCGAACCCGGCGTGAAGCCCATGCGCGTCTTGGTGCTGGTCGACCAGAACGACAAACTGAACGTCGCGAAATACGACGTCAAAGTTCTGCAAACTTCGAACATCGGTGACGACAACAAAACGATCTTGCCCAACGACAATCCGATTCCCGTGATGACGACCGAGGAACTGAAGGACCTCGTGTACCAATCGCTGAAGGCGGAAGCACACTTCGGCCCGACCCTGGATCCGCAGAACAAAAACTTCTCGCTCGATCTGGAATTCAAAGTGGACGCGGAAGACACCGGCAAACGTCAGGTCTACTTGAAACAAGCACGTCCCTACATCGACTAAGAAAACGTCTTCTAAAACCAGACGAACGTGAAAGGCACCCTTCGGGGTGCCTTTTGTTTTTGCGGTCCATCGGCTAGTCGATAAGACCTTTTCCGGCACAACGCCCGGGCCAGGATTCCCTTGCCCATCTTGTGAGAGCGGACCCCGCTGATAAAATTGTAAGCACAACATTAAGCTCATGGAGGAGCCCGTGAACTCACCGTTCGCAGTCCAGGATGGACTGAAGTGCCTCTTATTGTCCGCGATCGCCGTCGGCGCGATCTCGGCCCTGCCCATGGTCGCCACGGCGGCCATGCCCACCAACCCCGTTTCTGATCCGCAGTTCACCCGCCTGCCGAACGGTCGCGATCTGACCTCGATTTCAGTTAAAGGGTCGCGCCTGTATCTCGCCAAGGGCACCGGCACCGCGTTCGGCGCGAGCGCGAAAGCGGCGTACGCGAAGCTGAAAGCCGACTCGCAGTCGAATCCCGATCACCGCGTGCAATGGGTGCTGATGGATCTCGATGCCCATCAGGTGGTGGACATGAGCCTCGCGCACAACCGCAAAATCTTCGGCGCTTCCTCATCGAAGCCGTTCGTGGGCGCCGCGCTTCTGGATAAGCAAGGGGGTGACCTGAGCTCCTCGCAACTTCAGCTGATGTCCGACATGATCGTCGTCTCTTCCAATACCGCTTGGACCAATTTGCAAACTCAAGCCGGTGGCGGAAATTCGACCAAGGGTCGCGAAGTTGTCCATACCTTCACCCAACGCATGGGTTACGAAAGAACGCGCGGCTTCCAAGGTTACTGGGGAACGCTGCACGGCAATGAATTGACGGCTCACGAGTCCGCGGAGTTCCTGCACGATACCTACAAAGGAAATTATCCCGGCGCCGAAACGCTGTGGAAGATCATGCACGCGTGCCGCACCGGTTCCAGCCGCGGCCGGAAATACATCCCTTCGAATATCTACGTCGGCGGCAAAACCGGCACCTACGACGGACCGACCGAGAACCCCGAAACCGGCAAGACGAAAAACCCCGACGGGTCCTCCTACCGCGTGGCCGTGCGCAATCATCTTCTGGTGTTCAACATTGGTGGACGGCAGTATGCGCTAACGATCCTCGCTGACACGGGTTCGGACGAGTCGGCCGCAGTGTTAGCGGGTGGATTGATCCGCGAATACCTCGGCGTGAAGTAGTCAGCGGACCTTGAGGACTTCGTATTCGAGCGTTCGATTGGCTTGATCGACGATGGCGAAGTCCCCGGTTTTTAGACCCACGAGGGCCTCTCCCAAGGGGCTTTTCGGGGTGAGAACCTGAATCGCCTGGCCTTCAAATTTAAGCACCATGCCCCCGCTCGCGGGCGTGATGAAGGCCAAGCTCTTTTTCCCATCCAGATCCAAATCCACGAGTGCGGTCGGCCCGATCGGCTTCTGGTCATCAAAATCTCGGACTTCCAAAAGTTTATAGGTCATCAGCGACTCTTCGACTTCGGCGACTCGTTTTCCTTGGGCCCCCGCTAGGTAAGAGGCTTCGAGCGCACGGGTATCGTATTCGTTCTCGGGTTGGCTTTCTTCACCCGTCGCCGCGGCATAGGTTTCGAGAGCCGCCGCCTTCAACGCGGCGATATCCTTTTCGAGTTGGGCGATGATCGCTTGTACGAGCTTTTTCTTGTCCATTTTCTCTCCGGGCCGACACTCAAGGAATACTCAAGGTCATGGTGGTGGCCATCCTTGCGATGATTTCCGAAAAAATATACGCTTTCCGTAAATGACTCACAAGCCCTCGATCCTCTGCCTGGATGACGACTCTCAATTTCAAGGAACGCTTCAGCGGACCTTGAACTCCCGTTTCGTCGTTCACTCGGCGACCCGAGTCGAAGAGGCGGAGTCTTGCCTGCGTGAGTCCAATATCGACGCCATTATTTTGGACTATTCTTTAGGCGCTCGCGACGGCCACGCGGTTTTGGATGACTTGCGTCGCCAGAACTGGCGGCAACCGGTCATCGTTGTTTCGGGGGTCATCAACCTCGA
Above is a genomic segment from Pseudobdellovibrionaceae bacterium containing:
- a CDS encoding HlyD family efflux transporter periplasmic adaptor subunit, with product MNAIKKLITIVQEDIIGTGNRIIAMSWLVALTGVIVFGFYLSSESMSFMGVSGSREFQVTFEYPVEIKRLHVMPGQVVRRGDLLAELDQSELNGKIRLTRSMLGKIEAEMKVRKHLNILVSNGTSEDGDADPLMVDAADLREELALLERAKRNLYVFAEVDGVVGAVNYKKGEKVPNFMPLLTLSPESPTFVEGFVHESLHTRLEVGRTVTVKPVTSSTQPVQGRIISVGSRIIMMPLRLTLYPNQQVWGREVVVEIPEHSGLLMNEKVQIKPDFEMFKLPLVIAATEMAKANTAATAAPASTAKADGKPQEMRMPAQLERRFDFEPSGVIYLPDVKKFLVVSDDTDKQKSASLFMVDRDGRIEDQTLFIPGVGEISDLESISQSGDYVYMMTSQGLNKKGKDKPERNLFVRAKRAGLEMTETEVLNFKPMLMKMIAASSDAKLKATFKGARATDFEIESHFVEDNFLYIGFKTPLSSAKETLMLVIQDVDRMFKTKNLEIAQLSSVKWVDFGQVAGAPHHMSDLIRVKGRMYATTVCHHEGCGAIWRLSESEGKITAEQLKSFEDLKPEGIAFDPEDSSFFVTFDLKDQPAKFLRIPLVESGVNSNDRK
- a CDS encoding polyphosphate polymerase domain-containing protein — encoded protein: MAIGPVSPSVLERYELKYLIPFSMVEPISRYVEMFCEMDYYSQISHDGFYTINSLYFETPNFFFMRNKANDTGRFSLRVRSYGDKPKAPYYFETKEKIADFSKKRRGKVPLENWSDVFLNPEALGSFDPRADKHTDYFVNLIRTYNAHPMILTQYRRRAYLSTLDDYARVTFDRQLCYREETRYNVDPNDGTMLNYDHPDTFGYPGVNVILELKCERKIPVWIVDLIRRFNLMRMGFSKFEGSMLECYSLAGVEDFARGRVPS
- a CDS encoding GNAT family N-acetyltransferase; translated protein: MVIFPKPPREIETERLLLRARDVNQAREMFALIQSSREHLRPWMPWEEQTKSVDDSKDYLALATNWWETGRNFDFSVYEKKSGEMIGSFGLHTIDWANRSCHVGFWMGARFAGKGFVSEALRRGEELARELGFHRVVLTCDGRNEKSAAVARRNQYSFEARQLDDCVDRGRTRDTLYFVKLLNPPVADAFNENLPEGFTIVWVSETDFWPRVEKTMEAVFDENEIIVRPQDLLSDAEKSRLRELNQDYRRFYAQYLLLLKDGELAGWSWGYQDNRDSFYMVNSAVLKEHRGRGLYSRLLDVALSKLVDKGFQKIWSRHNMTNNAILIPKMKKGFVITGTELTDTFGTLVHLSYFTNPERRRILDFRSGSLRPDAAMKKRLGL
- a CDS encoding serine hydrolase, encoding MNSPFAVQDGLKCLLLSAIAVGAISALPMVATAAMPTNPVSDPQFTRLPNGRDLTSISVKGSRLYLAKGTGTAFGASAKAAYAKLKADSQSNPDHRVQWVLMDLDAHQVVDMSLAHNRKIFGASSSKPFVGAALLDKQGGDLSSSQLQLMSDMIVVSSNTAWTNLQTQAGGGNSTKGREVVHTFTQRMGYERTRGFQGYWGTLHGNELTAHESAEFLHDTYKGNYPGAETLWKIMHACRTGSSRGRKYIPSNIYVGGKTGTYDGPTENPETGKTKNPDGSSYRVAVRNHLLVFNIGGRQYALTILADTGSDESAAVLAGGLIREYLGVK
- a CDS encoding DUF4956 domain-containing protein, giving the protein MLDFNVLSTSMANPTLLSVFYAFLLSFVLGTVIAVLYIKTFQGLSYSRNFLHCLVLCPILTATAMQAIGDNVARGIGMIGAISILRFRTNIKDPRDMFFIFASLAIGLAAGVHAYAIAAIGAFCFVAATLVLSKTPFAHGPQFDALLRINLKRDEESARALEKVLNENCKHFAMISCREMGQGDLLDYAYQLKFKGQATNHSVMQSIQKIPGAKGVNLMMQESIIEV
- a CDS encoding GreA/GreB family elongation factor, coding for MDKKKLVQAIIAQLEKDIAALKAAALETYAAATGEESQPENEYDTRALEASYLAGAQGKRVAEVEESLMTYKLLEVRDFDDQKPIGPTALVDLDLDGKKSLAFITPASGGMVLKFEGQAIQVLTPKSPLGEALVGLKTGDFAIVDQANRTLEYEVLKVR